A region of Helicoverpa zea isolate HzStark_Cry1AcR chromosome 16, ilHelZeax1.1, whole genome shotgun sequence DNA encodes the following proteins:
- the LOC124637338 gene encoding glycine-rich cell wall structural protein-like has translation MKAFLVLAAVAALGSARPEAGYSYSAPGGGGGHGGHGGLGGLGGLGGGIGGGHGGFSSGGLSSSSFGGIGGGSGGGFSSGGFSSGGGSGFGGGSGFGGGAGFGGGAGFGGGAGFGGGAGFGGGAIVQKHIYVHVPPPEPEEQRPQVISGGGVPQKHYKIIFIKAPAPPAPVAPIIPAQAQNEEKTLVYVLVKKPDEQPDITIPTAAPTQPSKPEVYFIKYKTQKDGGAGGIGGGAIGGGIGGGIGGGSIGGGIGGGSIGGGIGGGSIGGGIGGGSIGIGGGHGGSIGGGHGGSIGGGHGGSSGGVSTSYGPPGQSGPY, from the exons ATGAAAGCGTTCTTG GTATTAGCTGCCGTTGCGGCACTCGGCTCGGCTAGGCCCGAGGCGGGATACAGTTACAGCGCGCCCGGAGGCGGCGGTGGTCACGGAGGACACGGCGGCCTCGGCGGGCTCGGTGGCCTCGGCGGCGGCATCGGTGGCGGACACGGAGGATTCTCCTCCGGCGGTCTGAGCTCCAGCAGCTTCGGAGGCATCGGCGGCGGCAGCGGTGGCGGCTTCTCCTCTGGAGGCTTCTCCTCCGGCGGCGGCTCTGGCTTCGGCGGTGGCTCTGGATTCGGAGGAGGCGCCGGTTTCGGCGGCGGCGCTGGATTCGGCGGCGGCGCTGGCTTCGGCGGCGGTGCTGGCTTCGGCGGCGGCGCTATTGTGCAGAAGCACATCTACGTCCACGTCCCTCCCCCAGAACCCGAAGAACAGCGTCCCCAGGTGATCAGCGGCGGTGGTGTTCCCCAGAAGCACTACAAGATCATCTTCATTAAGGCACCTGCACCTCCCGCACCTGTTGCGCCCATCATCCCCGCCCAGGCTCAGAACGAAGAGAAGACCCTCGTCTACGTGTTGGTCAAGAAACCCGACGAACAGCCCGACATCACCATCCCCACCGCTGCTCCCACCCAGCCCTCCAAACCCGAAGTTTACTTCATCAAGTACAAGACCCAGAAGGACGGTGGTGCTGGAGGCATTGGTGGTGGTGCTATTGGCGGCGGCATCGGCGGCGGCATCGGCGGTGGTAGCATTGGCGGCGGCATCGGCGGCGGCAGCATCGGCGGTGGTATCGGCGGTGGCAGCATTGGCGGAGGCATCGGCGGCGGCAGCATTGGTATCGGCGGCGGTCACGGCGGCTCCATCGGTGGTGGACACGGTGGCTCCATCGGAGGCGGACACGGTGGCTCCAGCGGTGGCGTCAGCACCTCGTACGGCCCCCCCGGCCAGTCCGGCCCTTACTAA